The following coding sequences are from one Aeromicrobium duanguangcaii window:
- a CDS encoding DNA polymerase domain-containing protein — protein sequence MGASAAEVEAGGRTVRVSSPDRVIYEKTERTPDITKLEVVEYFVAVQDGLMRALRERPTTLERWPKGVREDMVMATRADSHGDAFYQKRVPKGAPPYLETVRIHFPSGRRADEICPTEIAVAAWAAHMGTITFHPWPVRRADVDHPDEIRIDLDPQPGTDFKDALRVAKVAKELLEEIGIRGFAKTSGNRGVHIFARIEPRWTFTDVRHAALALGRELERRDDRVTTAWWKEERGETIFVDFNQNARDRTIASAYSLRPKPGAPVSTPLTWDELLAVEDPRDFNLTTVPPLLEQRPDPWGEIDDVQHSLQTLLDWYDRDEENGLGEMPYPPDYPKMPGEPRRVQPSRKKQES from the coding sequence ATGGGGGCATCAGCAGCGGAGGTCGAGGCGGGCGGACGCACCGTGCGCGTCTCGAGCCCGGACCGGGTCATCTACGAGAAGACCGAGCGCACGCCGGACATCACGAAGCTCGAGGTCGTCGAGTACTTCGTCGCCGTCCAGGACGGGCTCATGCGGGCGCTGCGCGAGCGGCCGACGACGCTCGAGCGCTGGCCCAAGGGCGTGCGCGAGGACATGGTGATGGCGACCCGGGCCGACAGCCACGGCGACGCGTTCTACCAGAAACGCGTGCCCAAGGGCGCTCCCCCGTACCTCGAGACCGTGCGGATCCACTTCCCCTCCGGGCGGCGTGCCGACGAGATCTGCCCCACCGAGATCGCGGTCGCCGCCTGGGCGGCCCACATGGGCACGATCACCTTCCACCCGTGGCCCGTGCGACGGGCTGACGTCGACCACCCCGACGAGATCCGCATCGACCTGGACCCGCAGCCCGGCACGGACTTCAAGGACGCCCTGCGGGTGGCGAAGGTGGCCAAGGAGCTGCTGGAGGAGATCGGGATCCGCGGGTTCGCCAAGACCAGCGGCAACCGCGGCGTGCACATCTTCGCCCGGATCGAGCCGCGCTGGACCTTCACCGACGTGCGTCACGCGGCACTGGCCCTCGGCCGCGAGCTCGAGCGCCGCGACGACCGGGTCACCACCGCCTGGTGGAAGGAGGAGCGCGGCGAGACGATCTTCGTCGACTTCAACCAGAACGCCCGGGACCGGACGATCGCCAGCGCCTATTCACTGCGGCCGAAGCCCGGGGCCCCGGTCTCCACTCCCCTGACCTGGGACGAGCTGCTCGCGGTGGAGGACCCGCGCGACTTCAACCTCACCACCGTGCCGCCGCTGCTCGAGCAGCGTCCCGATCCGTGGGGCGAGATCGACGACGTCCAGCACAGCCTACAGACGCTGCTGGACTGGTACGACCGCGACGAGGAGAACGGCCTGGGCGAGATGCCCTACCCGCCGGACTACCCGAAGATGCCGGGTGAGCCGCGCCGCGTCCAGCCCTCGCGCAAGAAGCAGGAGAGCTAG
- the sufD gene encoding Fe-S cluster assembly protein SufD yields the protein MTALTPVVGDERMAGEEGDQMAAALELDHVQSHLHPEPSYDVEAHPKPTGLEEIWRFTPLKRLRGLLDGVPSDARLEWKDELPAGATLSTITTDEAKAIGGIAPLDRLSALAVQNAGGATLLSIDGELDTPARFTISGASTEQTVWGHVVVKVAPFSKATILFDHVGSATYASTVTYVIGDGAQLDVVNLADWNDDTVHAVQNGISVGRDAAVRFFEFTLGGDLVRSSTNVDYRGTGGSVDLLGVYFADAGQHLEHRQFVDHTAPKTRSNVEYKGALQGQDAHTVWIGNVLIRKIAEGIDTFEQNDNLVLTDGARADSVPNLEIETGDIAGAGHASTTGRFDDEHLFYLQSRGIDPTEAKRLVVHGFFNDIIRRIGVEDLQERLMAAIEDELAAVVGTPAAVSE from the coding sequence ATGACCGCCTTGACTCCCGTTGTGGGTGACGAGCGAATGGCTGGGGAGGAGGGCGACCAGATGGCCGCAGCGCTGGAGCTGGACCATGTCCAGAGCCACCTGCACCCCGAGCCGTCGTACGACGTCGAGGCCCACCCGAAGCCCACGGGCCTCGAGGAGATCTGGCGCTTCACGCCGCTCAAGCGCCTGCGCGGCCTGCTCGACGGGGTGCCGTCGGACGCGCGCCTGGAGTGGAAGGACGAGCTCCCGGCCGGCGCGACGCTGAGCACGATCACCACCGACGAGGCCAAGGCGATCGGCGGCATCGCGCCGCTGGACCGCCTCTCGGCACTGGCCGTCCAGAACGCCGGGGGAGCGACTCTGCTCTCCATCGACGGCGAGCTGGACACGCCCGCGCGCTTCACGATCAGCGGTGCGTCCACCGAGCAGACCGTCTGGGGCCACGTCGTGGTCAAGGTCGCGCCCTTCTCGAAGGCCACGATCCTGTTCGACCACGTCGGCTCGGCGACCTACGCCAGCACCGTCACCTACGTCATCGGCGACGGCGCGCAGCTGGACGTCGTGAACCTGGCCGACTGGAACGACGACACGGTCCACGCCGTGCAGAACGGCATCAGCGTCGGCCGTGACGCCGCGGTCCGCTTCTTCGAGTTCACGCTCGGTGGCGACCTCGTCCGCTCGTCGACCAACGTCGACTACCGGGGCACCGGTGGCAGCGTCGACCTGCTCGGCGTCTACTTCGCCGACGCCGGTCAGCACCTCGAGCACCGTCAGTTCGTCGACCACACGGCGCCCAAGACCCGCAGCAACGTCGAGTACAAGGGCGCGCTGCAGGGCCAGGACGCGCACACCGTGTGGATCGGCAACGTCCTGATCCGCAAGATCGCCGAGGGCATCGACACGTTCGAGCAGAACGACAACCTCGTCCTGACCGACGGCGCCCGCGCCGACTCCGTGCCGAACCTCGAGATCGAGACCGGCGACATCGCCGGGGCCGGTCACGCGTCGACCACGGGCCGCTTCGACGACGAGCATCTGTTCTACCTGCAGAGCCGCGGCATCGACCCGACCGAGGCCAAGCGCCTCGTCGTCCACGGGTTCTTCAACGACATCATCCGCCGCATCGGTGTCGAGGACCTGCAGGAGCGCCTGATGGCCGCCATCGAGGACGAGCTGGCCGCGGTGGTCGGCACGCCCGCGGCGGTGAGCGAATGA
- a CDS encoding cysteine desulfurase, protein MTGYDVEAIRKDFPILSRTMAGDRPLVYLDSANTSQKPRQVVEAIERHYLEHNANVARAMHQLGAEASEAFELGRDKVAAFIGAPRREEIVFTKNASEALNLVARVLGDGGRVGPGDEVVVTQMEHHSNLVPWQLLTQRTGADLAWYGVTPEGRLDLDSHTLTERTKVVAVTWVSNMLGTINPVAEIVRRAREVGALVVIDASQAVPQLPVDVAALGADFVAFTGHKMVGPTGIGVLWGRYDLLAELPPFLGGGEMIETVSMERTTFAAPPHRFEAGTPPIAQAVGLGAAVDYLTDLGMENVAAHEQQITAYALSAMNELPGVTIIGPKEPVDRGGAISFTIDGVHPHDVAQLLDSQGVAVRAGHHCAKPLHQCFGVQSTTRASFYLYTTEAEIDALVAGIRHTQSYFGA, encoded by the coding sequence ATGACCGGCTACGACGTCGAGGCGATCCGCAAGGACTTCCCCATCCTGTCCAGGACGATGGCGGGAGACCGCCCTCTGGTGTACCTGGACAGCGCCAACACGTCGCAGAAGCCGCGTCAGGTCGTCGAGGCGATCGAGCGTCACTACCTCGAGCACAACGCCAACGTCGCGCGAGCGATGCACCAGCTCGGCGCGGAGGCCAGCGAGGCCTTCGAGCTGGGCCGGGACAAGGTCGCGGCCTTCATCGGCGCGCCCCGTCGCGAGGAGATCGTGTTCACCAAGAACGCCTCCGAGGCGCTCAACCTGGTGGCGCGAGTCCTGGGCGACGGCGGCCGCGTCGGTCCGGGGGACGAGGTCGTGGTGACCCAGATGGAGCACCACTCCAACCTCGTGCCGTGGCAGCTGCTCACGCAGCGCACCGGCGCCGACCTGGCCTGGTACGGCGTCACGCCCGAGGGTCGTCTCGACCTGGACTCGCACACGCTGACCGAGCGCACCAAGGTCGTCGCGGTCACGTGGGTGTCGAACATGCTCGGCACGATCAACCCCGTCGCCGAGATCGTCCGGCGCGCCCGCGAGGTGGGTGCGCTGGTCGTCATCGACGCGTCGCAGGCCGTGCCGCAGCTTCCGGTCGACGTGGCCGCGCTGGGCGCCGACTTCGTCGCGTTCACGGGCCACAAGATGGTCGGTCCGACCGGCATCGGCGTCCTGTGGGGTCGCTACGACCTGCTCGCCGAGCTGCCTCCGTTCCTCGGCGGTGGCGAGATGATCGAGACCGTGTCGATGGAGCGCACGACCTTCGCCGCGCCGCCGCACCGGTTCGAGGCGGGCACGCCGCCGATCGCGCAGGCGGTCGGTCTCGGCGCCGCGGTCGACTACCTGACCGATCTCGGCATGGAGAACGTCGCGGCGCACGAGCAGCAGATCACCGCGTACGCACTGAGCGCGATGAACGAGCTGCCCGGTGTCACGATCATCGGCCCCAAGGAGCCGGTCGACCGCGGGGGAGCGATCAGCTTCACCATCGACGGCGTCCACCCGCACGATGTGGCCCAGTTGCTCGACTCGCAGGGCGTCGCCGTGCGCGCGGGTCACCACTGCGCCAAGCCGTTGCACCAGTGCTTCGGCGTCCAGTCCACGACGCGTGCGTCGTTCTACCTGTACACGACCGAGGCCGAGATCGACGCGCTCGTCGCGGGGATCCGCCACACCCAGTCGTACTTCGGAGCCTGA
- the sufU gene encoding Fe-S cluster assembly sulfur transfer protein SufU, translating into MNASNVDALYQEIILDHYKNPHGAGLREPFEAEVHHVNPTCGDEITLRVHLEGEQVADVSYDAAGCSISQASASVLNDLVVGKAVGDALTTLDAFQELMQGRGQVEPDEDVLEDGIAFAGVAQFPARVKCALLSWMAWKDAVAQASAKEDS; encoded by the coding sequence ATGAACGCTTCCAACGTCGATGCGCTGTACCAGGAGATCATCCTGGACCACTACAAGAACCCGCACGGGGCGGGCCTGCGCGAGCCCTTCGAGGCCGAGGTCCATCACGTGAACCCCACGTGCGGTGACGAGATCACCCTGCGCGTCCATCTGGAGGGCGAGCAGGTCGCCGACGTGTCGTACGACGCGGCCGGCTGCTCCATCAGCCAGGCGTCCGCCTCGGTGTTGAACGACCTGGTCGTCGGCAAGGCTGTCGGCGACGCACTGACCACACTCGATGCTTTCCAGGAGCTCATGCAGGGCCGCGGTCAGGTCGAACCTGACGAGGACGTGCTCGAGGACGGCATCGCCTTCGCGGGCGTCGCGCAGTTCCCGGCACGCGTCAAGTGCGCCCTGTTGTCCTGGATGGCCTGGAAGGACGCCGTCGCCCAGGCTTCGGCCAAGGAGGATTCATGA
- the sufC gene encoding Fe-S cluster assembly ATPase SufC — MSTLEIKNLHVSVDTEGGAKEILRGVDLTINSGEVHAIMGPNGSGKSTLAYSIAGHPKYTVTDGEVLLDGENLLEMSVDERARAGLFLAMQYPVEVPGVSVANFLRTAKTAIDGEAPKLRTWVKDVNAVLERMTLDPTFAQRSVNEGFSGGEKKRHEIAQLELLNPKFAILDETDSGLDIDALRVVSDGVNRYSAQGDRGVLLITHYTRILNYINPDYVHVFVAGRLAETGGRELAEELEVSGYDKFLKAAL; from the coding sequence ATGAGCACCCTGGAGATCAAGAACCTCCACGTGTCCGTCGACACCGAGGGCGGCGCCAAGGAGATCCTCCGCGGCGTCGATCTGACCATCAACTCCGGCGAGGTCCACGCGATCATGGGGCCGAATGGCTCCGGCAAGTCGACCCTCGCGTACTCGATCGCCGGGCACCCGAAGTACACGGTCACCGACGGCGAGGTCCTCCTCGACGGCGAGAACCTGCTGGAGATGAGCGTCGACGAGCGCGCCCGCGCCGGCCTGTTCCTGGCCATGCAGTACCCCGTCGAGGTCCCCGGCGTCTCGGTCGCGAACTTCCTGCGCACCGCCAAGACCGCCATCGATGGCGAGGCCCCCAAGCTGCGCACGTGGGTCAAGGACGTCAACGCGGTGCTCGAGCGCATGACGCTCGACCCGACCTTCGCCCAGCGCTCGGTCAACGAGGGCTTCTCCGGCGGCGAGAAGAAGCGCCACGAGATCGCCCAGCTCGAGCTGCTCAACCCGAAGTTCGCGATCCTCGACGAGACCGACTCCGGCCTGGACATCGACGCCCTGCGCGTCGTCTCCGACGGCGTCAACCGCTACTCGGCCCAGGGTGACCGCGGCGTGCTGCTGATCACGCACTACACGCGCATCCTGAACTACATCAACCCCGACTACGTGCACGTCTTCGTCGCGGGTCGTCTGGCCGAGACCGGCGGCAGGGAGCTCGCCGAGGAGCTCGAGGTCTCGGGCTACGACAAGTTCCTCAAGGCGGCTCTCTGA
- the sufB gene encoding Fe-S cluster assembly protein SufB, with amino-acid sequence MTTTNDTTSIEDLNPGLKEVGNYEFGWHDADVAGASAQRGLSEAVVRDISAKKSEPQWMLDLRLKGLKLFNRKPMPTWGADLDQIDFDNIKYFVRSTEKQATTWDDLPEDIKNTYDRLGIPEAEKQRLVSGVAAQYESEVVYHQIREDLEQQGVIFLDTDTALKEHPELFQEYFGTVIPVGDNKFAALNTSVWSGGSFIYVPKGVHVDIPLQAYFRINTENMGQFERTLIIADEDSYIHYVEGCTAPIYKTDSLHSAVVEIIVKKGARVRYTTIQNWSNNVYNLVTKRATCEAGATMEWVDGNIGSKVTMKYPAVYLMGEGAKGETLSIAFAGEGQYQDTGAKMVHVAPNTSSSILSKSVARGGGRTSYRGLLQVNEGAFGSASTVKCDALLVDQISRSDTYPYVDVREDDVTLGHEATVSKVSDDQLFYFMQRGMGEDEAMAMIVRGFVEPIARELPMEYALELNRLIELQMEGAVG; translated from the coding sequence ATGACGACCACGAACGACACGACCTCGATCGAAGACCTGAACCCGGGTTTGAAGGAAGTCGGCAACTACGAGTTCGGTTGGCACGACGCCGACGTCGCCGGAGCCAGCGCGCAGCGCGGCCTCAGCGAGGCCGTCGTGCGCGACATCTCGGCCAAGAAGAGCGAGCCCCAGTGGATGCTCGACCTGCGCCTGAAGGGCCTCAAGCTCTTCAACCGCAAGCCGATGCCGACGTGGGGCGCCGATCTGGACCAGATCGACTTCGACAACATCAAGTACTTCGTCCGGTCGACCGAGAAGCAGGCGACCACGTGGGACGACCTGCCCGAGGACATCAAGAACACGTACGACCGCCTCGGCATCCCCGAGGCCGAGAAGCAGCGCCTGGTCTCCGGTGTCGCCGCTCAGTACGAGTCCGAGGTCGTCTACCACCAGATCCGTGAGGACCTGGAGCAGCAGGGCGTCATCTTCCTCGACACCGACACCGCGCTGAAGGAGCACCCCGAGCTCTTCCAGGAGTACTTCGGCACCGTGATCCCGGTCGGCGACAACAAGTTCGCCGCGCTGAACACGTCCGTGTGGTCCGGCGGCTCGTTCATCTACGTGCCCAAGGGCGTCCACGTCGACATCCCGCTGCAGGCCTACTTCCGGATCAACACCGAGAACATGGGCCAGTTCGAGCGGACGCTAATCATCGCCGACGAGGATTCCTACATCCACTACGTCGAGGGCTGCACGGCGCCGATCTACAAGACCGACTCGCTGCACTCCGCGGTCGTCGAGATCATCGTGAAGAAGGGCGCTCGCGTCCGCTACACGACGATCCAGAACTGGTCGAACAACGTGTACAACCTGGTCACCAAGCGCGCCACGTGCGAAGCCGGCGCCACGATGGAGTGGGTCGACGGCAACATCGGCTCCAAGGTCACCATGAAGTACCCGGCCGTCTACCTGATGGGCGAGGGCGCCAAGGGCGAGACGCTGTCGATCGCCTTCGCCGGCGAGGGCCAGTACCAGGACACCGGCGCCAAGATGGTCCACGTCGCGCCGAACACGTCGAGCTCGATCCTGAGCAAGTCCGTCGCCCGTGGCGGCGGCCGCACGTCCTACCGCGGCCTGCTCCAGGTCAACGAGGGTGCCTTCGGCTCGGCCAGCACGGTCAAGTGCGATGCGCTGCTCGTCGACCAGATCAGCCGCTCGGACACCTACCCGTACGTCGATGTCCGCGAGGACGACGTGACCCTCGGCCACGAGGCGACCGTCTCCAAGGTCAGCGACGACCAGCTCTTCTACTTCATGCAGCGCGGCATGGGTGAGGACGAGGCCATGGCGATGATCGTCCGAGGCTTCGTCGAGCCCATCGCTCGCGAGCTGCCCATGGAGTACGCGCTGGAACTGAACCGACTCATCGAACTGCAAATGGAAGGTGCTGTGGGATGA
- a CDS encoding metal-sulfur cluster assembly factor, translated as MTTDHSDLPDVTVQPGATSDEDIWEAMKDVVDPELGINVVDLGLVYGVHTDEHSNTILQMTLTSAACPLTDVIEDQTRAALDGLVNDFRIEWVWMPPWGPDKITDDGREMLRALGFNIG; from the coding sequence ATGACCACTGACCACAGCGATCTGCCCGACGTCACGGTGCAGCCCGGCGCCACGAGTGACGAGGACATCTGGGAGGCGATGAAGGACGTCGTCGACCCCGAGCTCGGCATCAACGTCGTCGACCTGGGCCTCGTCTACGGCGTCCACACCGACGAGCACAGCAACACGATCCTGCAGATGACCCTGACGTCCGCGGCCTGCCCGCTGACCGACGTCATCGAGGACCAGACCCGCGCCGCGCTCGACGGCCTCGTCAACGACTTCCGGATCGAGTGGGTCTGGATGCCGCCGTGGGGCCCGGACAAGATCACCGACGACGGCCGCGAGATGCTCCGCGCCCTCGGCTTCAACATCGGCTGA
- a CDS encoding helix-turn-helix transcriptional regulator, whose amino-acid sequence MSSVDDLSTRDRVAESILENGPSTATSLASRLGLTPAAVRRHLEHLVEQGLVESHEERIRGQRRRGRPARVFALTAAGRDTFAHSYDDLAAEALRFLRATGGDTAVMDFARHRLADFRNRYERLLSGVPVEEQASVLAKALTDDGFAASASSTPLGEQICQHHCPVAHVAEEFPQLCEAETEVFADLLGSHVQRLATIAHGDGVCTTHLPRATQTTSTVSHHEGESP is encoded by the coding sequence GTGTCGTCCGTCGACGACCTCTCCACGCGCGATCGCGTGGCCGAGAGCATTCTGGAGAACGGCCCGAGCACCGCCACGAGCCTGGCCTCCCGCCTCGGACTCACGCCCGCGGCCGTCCGCCGCCACCTCGAGCACCTCGTCGAGCAGGGTCTCGTCGAGTCGCACGAGGAGCGCATCCGCGGCCAGCGGCGCCGCGGCCGCCCGGCCCGCGTGTTCGCCCTGACCGCCGCCGGTCGCGACACGTTCGCCCACTCCTACGACGACCTCGCCGCCGAGGCGCTGCGCTTCCTGCGCGCCACCGGCGGCGACACCGCCGTCATGGACTTCGCCCGGCACCGGCTCGCCGACTTCCGCAACCGCTACGAGCGGCTGCTGTCCGGCGTCCCGGTCGAAGAGCAGGCATCGGTGCTGGCCAAGGCCCTCACCGACGACGGCTTCGCCGCCTCGGCCAGCTCGACCCCGCTGGGAGAGCAGATCTGCCAGCACCACTGCCCGGTGGCTCACGTCGCCGAGGAGTTCCCCCAACTGTGCGAGGCCGAGACCGAGGTCTTCGCGGACCTGCTGGGCTCCCATGTCCAGCGACTCGCCACCATCGCCCACGGCGACGGCGTGTGCACCACGCACCTGCCGCGCGCCACCCAGACCACCAGCACTGTGTCCCACCACGAAGGGGAGTCGCCATGA
- a CDS encoding ABC-F family ATP-binding cassette domain-containing protein, whose amino-acid sequence MITASHVELRFGARVLMSDVSFQVAKGDKIGLVGRNGAGKTTLTKMLAGAGGEPAEGTITRTGTVGYLPQDPRVGDPSVTARDRILAARGLDDALRRMRQAEKEMASEDAAVAEDAMRRYSRADAEFGAGGGYAAESEAATIATALGLPERVLEQPLSTLSGGQRRRIELARILFSDADILLLDEPTNHLDADSIVWLRNFLKNFNGGFVVISHDVELVEETVNKVFYLDANRGQIDIYNMGWRAYLKQREADEARRKRERAITMKQAERLIDQGNRMRAKASKATAAQQMLKRAEKMMAGLEDVRAVDKVAKIAFPKPAPCGKTPLMATGLSKSYGSLEIFTDVDLAIDRGSRVVILGLNGAGKTTLLRLLGGVDESDTGEIIPGHGLKIGYYAQEHETLDTSRTVLENMQSAAPHLNDAEARSVLGSFLFTGDDTAKPAGVLSGGEKTRLALASLIVSSANVLLLDEPTNNLDPASREEVLAAIRSYEGAIVLVTHDEGAVHALEPDRVLLLPDGEEDLWSDTYADLVSLA is encoded by the coding sequence ATGATCACCGCTTCCCACGTGGAGCTGCGCTTCGGCGCGCGCGTCCTGATGTCCGACGTCTCCTTCCAGGTCGCCAAGGGCGACAAGATCGGCCTCGTCGGCCGCAACGGCGCCGGCAAGACCACCTTGACCAAGATGCTGGCCGGCGCCGGTGGCGAGCCCGCCGAGGGGACCATCACCCGCACGGGCACCGTCGGCTACCTGCCGCAGGACCCCCGCGTCGGCGACCCCAGCGTCACGGCGCGTGACCGCATCCTGGCGGCTCGTGGTCTCGACGACGCGCTGCGCCGGATGCGCCAGGCCGAGAAGGAGATGGCGTCCGAGGACGCCGCGGTGGCCGAGGACGCCATGCGGCGCTACTCACGTGCCGACGCGGAGTTCGGAGCCGGTGGCGGCTACGCGGCCGAGTCCGAGGCGGCGACGATCGCCACTGCGCTCGGCCTGCCCGAGCGGGTCCTCGAGCAGCCCCTCAGCACGCTGTCCGGTGGTCAGCGCCGCCGCATCGAGCTGGCGCGGATCCTGTTCTCCGACGCCGACATCCTGCTGCTCGACGAGCCGACGAACCACCTGGACGCCGACTCCATCGTGTGGCTGCGCAATTTCCTGAAGAACTTCAACGGCGGCTTCGTGGTCATCAGCCACGACGTCGAGCTCGTCGAGGAGACCGTCAACAAGGTCTTCTACCTCGACGCCAACCGCGGTCAGATCGACATCTACAACATGGGCTGGCGTGCCTACCTCAAGCAGCGCGAGGCCGACGAGGCCCGCCGCAAGCGTGAGCGCGCCATCACCATGAAGCAGGCCGAGCGACTCATCGACCAGGGCAACCGGATGCGCGCCAAGGCGTCCAAGGCGACCGCGGCGCAGCAGATGCTCAAGCGCGCCGAGAAGATGATGGCCGGACTCGAGGACGTGCGCGCCGTCGACAAGGTCGCCAAGATCGCGTTCCCCAAGCCCGCGCCCTGCGGCAAGACCCCGCTCATGGCGACGGGCCTGTCCAAGTCGTACGGGTCGCTGGAGATCTTCACCGACGTCGACCTGGCGATCGACCGCGGCAGTCGCGTCGTGATCCTCGGGCTCAACGGTGCGGGCAAGACCACGCTGTTGCGCCTGCTGGGCGGGGTCGACGAGTCCGACACCGGCGAGATCATCCCCGGCCACGGCCTCAAGATCGGCTACTACGCCCAGGAGCACGAGACGCTCGACACCTCGCGCACGGTGCTGGAGAACATGCAGAGCGCCGCGCCGCACCTGAACGACGCCGAGGCGCGCAGCGTCCTGGGCTCGTTCCTGTTCACCGGCGACGACACCGCGAAGCCGGCGGGCGTGCTGTCCGGTGGCGAGAAGACCCGGTTGGCGCTGGCCAGCCTCATCGTCTCGAGCGCCAACGTGCTGCTGCTGGACGAGCCGACCAACAACCTGGACCCCGCGTCACGCGAGGAGGTGCTGGCGGCGATCCGCTCCTACGAGGGCGCGATCGTGCTGGTGACCCACGACGAGGGCGCGGTGCACGCGCTGGAGCCCGACCGGGTGCTGCTGCTGCCCGACGGGGAGGAGGACCTCTGGTCCGACACCTACGCCG
- a CDS encoding non-heme iron oxygenase ferredoxin subunit produces MTFREVAKLADVPEGAALGIEFEGHDLALVRDGDTVYCIQDWCSHAEIPLSDGDVEGCEIECFLHGSRFDLRTGKALGLPATEPVPVYQTKIEGETVWVDLPNQGENA; encoded by the coding sequence ATGACCTTCCGCGAGGTGGCGAAGCTCGCCGACGTCCCCGAGGGCGCCGCCCTGGGCATCGAGTTCGAAGGGCACGACCTGGCCCTGGTGCGCGACGGTGACACCGTCTACTGCATCCAGGACTGGTGCTCGCACGCCGAGATCCCGCTCTCCGACGGTGACGTCGAGGGCTGCGAGATCGAGTGCTTCCTGCACGGGTCGCGCTTCGACCTGCGCACCGGCAAGGCGCTGGGCCTCCCGGCCACCGAACCTGTCCCCGTCTACCAGACCAAGATCGAGGGAGAGACCGTCTGGGTCGACCTCCCCAACCAAGGAGAAAACGCATGA